The Pedococcus dokdonensis region GGCACGACCACCGACGGCACGACGCGGCCCGCTGACGACACCGTGCAGGTGGCACCGTGAGGATCGCGGTGCTCGACGACCACGCCGGCGTCTTCGGCTCGCTGCCCGCTGCCGCCCGGTTGGCGGGGCACGACGTGGTCGCCTTCACCGACCCGGTGCGCGGCGACGACCTGGTGGCGCGGCTCGACGGGTTCGACGCGGTCGTGCTCCTGCAGCAGCGGACGCCGCTGCCCGCCGACGTGGTCGAGCGGCTCCGGACCCTGCGGATGGTCAGCCAGACCGGCCGCAACACCAGCCACCTCGCGCTGGCCGCCCTGGCCGAGCGCGGCGTCGTCGTGAGTGCCGGTGGTGCCGGCGGCCCGAACGCCACCGCCGAGCTGACCTGGGCCCTGGTCCTCGCGGCCCAGCGACACCTCCCCGCCGAGGTCGCGGCGCTGCGTGACGGCCGGTGGCAGTCCACCGTCGGCATCGGCCTCAACGCGAAAACCCTTGGCGTGTATGGCCTCGGCCGCATCGGCAGCCTCGTCGCAGACGTCGGGCGCGCGTTCGGGATGGACGTCCTCGTGTGGGGTCGCGAGGGTTCCCTCGTGCGCGCCGAGCAGGCCGGGTATGCCGTCGCGGAGAGTCGCGAGGACTTCTTCAGGGCCTGCGACGTGCTCTGCGTGCACCTGCCGCTCAACGCCGACACCGCCGGGATCGTCACCGCCGACGACCTGGCCGAGATGAAGCCCGACGCGTTGTTCGTCAACACCTCGCGGGCCGGCCTCGTGGCTCCCGGGGCGCTGGTCGCCGCCCTGCTGGCCGGTCGACCCGGTCGGGCCGCGGTCGACGTCTTCGACGACGAGCCGGTGCTCGGTGCCGCCGACCCGCTGCTCACCCTCCCGACCGTGACCGCGACGCCGCACCTCGGCTACGTCGAGCGAGATGTGCTGGCCGGCCTCTACGACGCCGCGGTCGACCAGCTCCTCGCCTTCGCGGCCGGCACCCCCATCAACGTCGTCGGCAGCTGAACGGACCGACGCGCCGCAGGCGAGCGGGCGGCATACCCGGCGATCCACCCGGCCCCTCGTCCTCGTGACCGTGGCGCGGTCGCCGCGCCGCAGGTAGCCTCCGAAAATCCCCCGAGGACGGAGCTGCCCGTGGCGAAGCCGACCATCCTGGCGGTCGACGACGACCCCGTGGTGTCGAAGGCGATCACGCGCGACCTCAGGGACCGGTTCGGGGCGGACTACCGGGTCGCGGGAGCGACGTCGGGGCCGGCGGCGCTGGAGCTGCTGACCGAGTTCACCCTCCGCGGCCGGGCCGTGGCGCTCGTCGTGACCGACCAGCGGATGCCCGGCATGACCGGCATCGACCTGCTGGAGCGGGTGCGGGCGGTCAGTCCCGACACCAAGCTGCTGCTGTTGACGGCCTACGCCGACACGGACGTGGCGATCAGGGCGATCAACGACATCGGGCTCGACTACTACCTGCTCAAGCCCTGGGACCCCCCGCAGGACAAGCTCTACCCGGTGGTCGAGGACCTGCTGGGTGACTGGCGCGACGGTCACCGTGACAGCGCCGACCAGGTGCGGGTGGTGGGACACCGCTGGTCCGACCGCAGCCAGGAGGTGAAGACCTTCCTCACCCGCAACCACGTGCCGTACACCTGGCTCGACGTCGAAAGGGAGGAGAGCGCGGGCGAGCTGGTCGAGCTGGCCGGGGCGGAGCACGCGGACCTGCCGCTGGTGCTGGTGCCCGACGGAGAGGCCCTGCGCAACCCCGGCAACCGCGAGCTCGCCGCCGCGCTGGGGCTGCACACCCTGGCCGACGCCCCGCTCTACGACCTGTGCATCGTCGGAGGGGGGCCCGCGGGGCTGGCCGCCGCGGTCTACGCGTCCTCCGAGGGGCTGCGCACCGTGGTCGTCGAGCGCGACGCCCCGGGCGGGCAGGCCGGGCAGAGTGCGTCGATCGAGAACTACCTCGGCTTCCCGAAGGGCCTGTCCGGCGCCGACCTGACCCACCGGGCCGTGGCGCAGGTGGCCCGGTTCGGCGCGGAGATGGTGGTGGCGCGCGAGGCGGTGGGGCTGCGGGTCAAGGGTCCGGTCCGCTCGGTCGTCATCGACGGCACCGACGAGTTGGAGGCCCGAGCGGTCATCATCTCGACGGGCGTCTCCTACCGGCGGCTCGAGGCGGACGGCCTCGAGGCGCTGGGCGCTCGGGGGATCCACTACGGCGCCTCCGCGAGCGAGGCCGCCCAGTGCGAGGGCGAGGAGGTCTACCTCGTCGGAGCGGCCAACTCGGCCGGGCAGGCGGCCCTCAACCTGGCCCGCTACGCCAAGCGGGTGGTGATGGTGGTGCGCGGCGCCGCGCTCGAGGCGACCATGTCGCAGTACCTCGTCGAGCGCATCACCACGGCCACCAACATCGAGGTGCGGCTCGGCTGCGAGGTGGCCGCCGCCCGCGGGGAGGAGCACCTCGAGTCGCTCACCCTCCTGGACCGCGCCACCGGGCGGACCGACGACGTCGAGACGTCGTCGCTGTTCATCTTCATCGGCGCGATGCCGCGCACCGACTGGCTCGGCGACGAGGTGCTGCGCGACGACCACGGCTTCGTCGTCACCGGACCGGAGCTGCTCCAGCGCGGGCAACGGTCCTGGCCGGAGGGGCGGCAGCCCTTTGCCCTGGAGACGAGCGTGCCCGGGGTCTTCGCAGCGGGCGACGTGCGGCTCGACTCGATGAAGCGGGTGGCCTCGGCCGTCGGCGAGGGCGGGATGGCGGTGCACCTCGTGCACCGCTTCCTGGCGACGACGTGAGCGTGATGACGTGAGCGTGCCGACGTGAGCGCCGAGGAGCTGGGCCGGATCGCGTTGTTCGACGGACTGACCGCCGAGCAGCGTGACCGCTTGTGGTCGGCGGGCACCGAGTGGTCCTTCGGGCCCGGCGACGTGCCCTTCCACGAGGGGCACCCCGCCGACTTCTGGTGGGTGCTGCTCGAGGGGACGCTGAGCCTGAACCGGCGGGTCGGTGCCCAGGAGACCGAGCTCGGGATGATGGTCAACCCGGGTCAGTGGGCCGGTGGCTTCCAGGCCTGGGACGCGCACGGGGTCTACCTGGCGACGGCTCGCGGCGTGCAGCCCGGGCGGATGCTCAAGGTCCCGGCCGAGGCCCTGGGCGATGTCGCCCGGGAGTGGTTCCCGTTCGGGGTGCACCTGATCGGGGGGCTGGTCAACACGGTGCGCAGCATCGAGGCGAAGGCCCGGCAGCGTGAGTCACTGGTGGCCCTCGGCACGCTCGCCGCAGGTCTGGCCCACGAGATCAACAACCCGGCGTCGGCCGCCACCCGCGCCGTCGACGCGCTCGACCGCGCGTCCGAGGCGCTGGGCTCCTCGCTGCGCCGGCTCGGGGAGAGCGGCGCGACCGCCGAGCAGTTCGTCGAGCTCGACACCCTCCGTCGCTCGCTCGTGGCCCGCGCCGCCGAACCGGACGCGGTCGCGGCGGCGGACCTCGAGGAGGAGCTCTCCGACTGGCTGGCCGACCACGACGTCGAGCGCGACTGGGTGCTGGCGCCCCCACTGGCCGCGGCCGGCGCCGACCCGGCCTTCCTGGAGCGGGCGGCCGGGGTCCTCGGGACCGACCAGCTCGCGCCGGGGCTGGAGTGGATGGCCAGCTCGCTGGCGGTCGACGGGCTGCTCGGCGAGATCCGGGAGGCGACCCACCGGGTCTCCGAGCTGGTCGGCTCGGTGCGGTCCTACTCCCAGATGGACCGGTCTCTGGTCCAGCGCACCGACGTCACCGAGGGTCTGGAGAGCACCCTGGTGATGCTCGGCCACAAGCTGCGCGGCGGCATCACGGTGGTGCGCGACTACGCCCCCGACCTCCCGATGGTCGAGGCGATCCCCGGCGAGCTGAACCAGGTCTGGACCAACCTGATCGACAACGCGGTCGACGCCATGAAGGGCGCGGGCACGCTCTGGATCACGGTCCGCGGCAGCGAGGAACGCACCGGCGCAGCGACCGGCGAGGCGACCGGCGCAGCGACCCGAGGCGGGGTCGACGTCGAGATCGCCGACGACGGCCCGGGGGTCCCCGACGAGGTAATCGCCCACGCGTTCGAGCCGTTCTTCACCACCAAGGAGGTCGGCAAGGGCACCGGCCTCGGGCTCGACATCTCGCGCCGGATCGTCGTGGAGCGGCACGGCGGTGAGATCTCGCTCAGCCCTCGCAGCGGCGGGGGAGCCGCGGTCCGGGTGCACGTGCCGCTGCGCCCTGCCGAGGGCTGAGCTCGACCTCACCCCGTCACCGCAACACGGTGGTTGCGTCCACCTCCGCCCAGTCATAGCTGGGCGGGAGACCGCGCAACTGCCGTGTTGCGGGGACGCAAGCGCCTCAGATCGAGACGACCTCGAAGATCTGCAGCACGGTCAGCGCGGCCAGCAGCAGGCAGACCACGCCGCCGACCCGGCGGATCGTCGCGAGCTTGACCCGGGCCAGGAGCGCCCGCCCGAGCACCGCGGCCAGGCCCGACACGGTGGCGAGGGCGAGGAACGCCCCGACGAACACCGACACCGGCTCCTTGAACTGCAGCACCATCGACGCGGTCAGCAGCTGCGACAGGTCGCCCCACTCCGCCAGGAACAGGATCCCGAACGACACCCCGACCGCCCGGAGGCCGACCGCGGTCGCCGCGCCCTTGTGGGAGAACTCCTCCTCGGTCTCGGCCTCCTCCTCGTCGGCCTTGCGCGCACCGCGGATCAGGACGATCCCGCCGATGAGGAACATCGCCGCCGCGAAGACCTCCACCGGCCGCTTCGGCAGCTGCGCCAGCAGCCCACCCACTGTCACGGCGACCAGCGTCTGCACGAGGAAGGCCAGGCACACCCCGATCCAGACGAACAGCGGCCGGAACCGGGTCGCCAGCACGAGGGTCGCGATGAAGGTCTTGTCGGGCAGCTCCACGAGGAAGATGGCGCCGAAGACGATGGCCATGGTGGCGAGATCGAAATCCATATCGCGTCGACTGTATCCGCGCGCCCCCAATACGCTGACGGGGTGTCCGACCCCCAGACCATCGCCGCGACCGCGCTCGCGGTGGCGGCCGTCGCGCTGGTCGGAGCTCTCGTCGCGCTGGTCCGCCTCGGCCGGGTCCGCGAGCAGCTGCGCCGGATCGAGGGCCAGCGCCCGGTCGGCACCGGCGACCTGGCCGCCCTGCGGGCCGACCTCGCCCAGGCGCTGCGCCACGTCGCGGTGGTGCGCTACGACGCCTTCGGCGACATGGGTGGGCGACTGTCGTTCAGCGCAGCGGTGATCGACGACCGCGGCGACGGGCTGGTCTTCTCCTCGATCCACGCCCGGGGTGAGTCCCGCACCTATGCCAAGGGTGTCGTCGGCGGCAGCTCCGACGCGACCCTGACCCCCGAGGAGCAGCAGGCGCTCGCCGCTGCCCGCACCGGACCCCAAGGAGCCTGACGCCGTGACCCCGACGACGCCGACCATCCCGACGTCCCCCACCAGGCACGGCTACTTCGGCCCCGAGGGCACCTTCACCCAGATGGCCCTGCACGCGTGGGCGCCGGCCGCGGGCCAGGAGCACGTGCCGCTGCCGTCCGTCGAGGCTGCCCTCAACGCCCTGCGCGCGGGCGAGGTCGACGCGGCCATGGTGCCGATCGAGAACTCCGTGGAGGGCGGGGTGAGCGCCACCCTCGACGCGCTGGCCAGCGGCGACCCGCTCGTGGTCGTGGGCGAGGTGCTCGTCCCGATCACCTTCGTGCTCGCCGCCCGACCCGGTGTGCCGCTCGGCGAGGTCCGCGCCGTGGGCACCCACAGCCACGCCTGGGCCCAGGTCCGCGGCTGGATGGGCACCCACCTGCCCGACGCGGTCTACGTGCCGACCCTGTCGACGGCCGCCGCCGCGGCCGGGCTGGTGGGGACGGACGGCGAGCAGGCGGCATACCAGGCGGCGGTGTGCGCCCCCGTCGCCGCACGCAACCTCGGGCTCGAGGTGCTGGCCGAGGGGATCGGCGACAACGCCGCCGCGGTGACCCGGTTCGTGTCGGTGGCGCGGCCCGGGCAGCTTCCCGAGCGGACCGGCGCCGACAAGACCACGCTGGTGCTCTTCCAGCGCGACGACCACGCGGGTGGTTTGCTCGAGCTGCTGGAGCAGTTCGCGGTGCGGGGCATCAACATGTCGCGGCTGGAGTCGCGGCCGACCAAGTCGTCGATGGGCGACTACTGCTTCTCGATCGACATCGAGGGGCACGTCCTCGACGAGCGGGTCGGCGAGGCGCTGCTGGGGCTCAAGCGGGTCTGCGCCGACGTGCGGTTCCTCGGCAGCTACCCGGCCGCGCACGGCACGGCGGTGCGGGTCACGCCGCACACCAGCGACGCGGCGTTCGGCGAGGCCCGCGCCTGGCTGCACTCCCTCCGCGGCACCTAGCCGCGGCGCTCATCCATGCAAAAGGCGAGTTAGCGCCGCACTGGTCCAGCGCTAACTCGCCTTTTGCATGAGATAGCGACGGGAGGAGGGCTACTTCTTCTCGCGCCAGGCGCGCTCGAACGGCAGCCGCCAGGCGTGCGGGGCGATCAGCTGGTGGATCGCGTTCGGCCCCCAGGTGCCGGCCGGGTAGGGCTTCACCTCGGGCGGGTTGTCGAGCAGCGGCTGCGACCGCTCCCACAGCGACTCGATGCCCTCGGCCGTCGTGAACAACGTGTGGTCGCCCCGCATCGCGTCGAGGATCAGCCGCTCGTAGGCCTCGAGCACGTCGCCGACCCGCTCGGTCTCGCGGGTGGAGAACTGCATCGACAGCTTCTCCAGCCGCATCCCCGGGCCGGGCCGCTTGCCGTAGAACGACAGCGACACCTTCGACTCGTCGGCCAGGTCGAAGGTGAGGTGGTCAGGCCCGGCGTTGCCCACGCCCGAGTGGGTCGGGAACATCGACCGCGGGGCCTCCTTGAAGGCGATCGAGATGATGCGGGCGCCCTCGGCCATCCTCTTGCCGGTGCGCAGGTAGAACGGCACGCCGGCCCAGCGCCAGTTGTCCAGGCCGACCTTGAGCGCGATGAAGGTCTCGGTGTCGGAGTCGCCCGGGACGCCGTCGAGGTCGGTGTAGCCGGCGAACTGACCACGCACCACGTCGGACGGGTCGATCGGCAGCAGTGAGCGGAAGACCTTGTTCTTCTCCTCCGAGATCGCCCGCGGCTCGAGGGCGGTCGGGGGCTCCATCGCGACGAACGCCAGCACCTGGAACAGGTGGGTGACGACCATGTCCTTGTAGGCGCCGGTGGCCTCGTAGAAGTTGGCTCGCTCGTCCAGGCCCAGGGTCTCGGGGATGTCGATCTGGATGTGGTCGATGAAGTTGCGGTTCCAGATCGGCTCGAACAGCCCGTTGGCGAAGCGGAAGGCCAGGATGTTCTGGGCCGCCTCCTTGCCGAGGAAGTGGTCGATCCGGAAGACCTGGCTCTCGTCGAACGTCTCGTGCACGGTGTTGTTGAGCGCGATGGCGCTGGCGAGGTCGGTGCCGAACGGCTTCTCCATGACCACCCGCGAGCGGGCCACGAGGTCGGCGTCGCGCAGCATCTGGATGACCGCGACCGCGGCCTTGGGCGGCACCGACAGGTAGTGCAGCCGCAGCGCGTCCGGCCCCAGCGACTCCTCGGCCTGCTTGACCGCCTGGGCCAGCGGTTCCGGCCCGGCCGACTGCGACACGTAGACCAGGTTGTCGTCGAACTTGTCCCACTGCTCAGGCGTCAGCGAGTGCGCACCGAACTCCTCGCACGCCCTGCGGGCGAACTCGCGGAACTCCTCGTCGCTCATCTGCTCCAGCGAGGTGCCGACCACCCGGATCGCCGGGGCCAGCTCCGACGCCGCGAGGTGCGCGAGCCCGGGGAGGAGCTTGCGACGAGCCAGGTCGCCGGTGGCGCCGAAGAGCACGATCACGTGCGGGTCGGCCTTCTCCAGCGCGGCGCGTGAGCTGCGCGCGTCCGCCGCCGGGTACGAGATCGTCTGGGCCCTGCGCGGGTCTGCATCTGACACGTTGCCGATCATCGCACCGGCCGTGCGTGCCCGCACCTGTGCGTCCAGACCGGTGTGCCCAGCCGGTATGCCGGGTGCGCACCGGGTGCGGACCGGGTGCGGACGGGTGCAGACCGGGCCGCGGGTCTTGCGCTGATCTTGCGGAAAGCCTGCGTCCTTGCACCGGACTCCCTTGTGTTCCGCCCAGCAGAGTCTTCCTCAACGGCACGGAGCGACCTCCGACCCGCCGACACCCACCACAGCCCACCGGCCCGCACGGTCCGAGAACGAAGGAAGTCCCGATCATGAGCAACACCACCAAGAAGTCGTCCAGCAAGGTCCTCGCCTCCGTCGCCCTCCTGGCCGCCGCCGCCGGCGTGGCCGGTCTCGGCACCTTCGGCAGCTTCACCTCCAGCACCTCCGCCAGCGCCTCGGTCGCCTCCGGCACCGTCAAGGTCGAGCTCGGCGCCACCGGTGCGGCGAACCGCCTCTCGGTCGCCGCCACCGGCCTGGTCCCCGGCGACACCGTCCAGCGCGCGGTCACCCTCTCCAACACCGGCAACCAGGACTTCTCCGCGGTCGCCCTCAGCACCACCGCCACCACGTCGAGCAAGCTCGACACCGACGCCACCAACGGCCTGCAGGTCGTCATCGAGTCCTGCTCCAACGGCTGGGTCGAGGCCGGCACCGCGCCCGCCTACACCTACACCTGCACCGGCACCACCAAGACCGTCCTCGCCTCGCGGGCCATCGTCGGCGCCAACTCCACGCTGTCGAACCTGCAGTCGCTGACCGCCACCAAGAACGACAGCCTGCGCGTCAAGGTCACCCTCCCCGACACCGCCGACAACACCTTCCAGGGCCTGTCCAGCGTCGTGGGCTTCGACTTCACCGCCACGCAGCGCACCGCCACCAACAAGTAACACCACCAACGAGTAGCACCACCGGCGAGTAGCACCACCACCCAGACCCCGCGCCGGTCGCCACGTCCCCGAGACGGCGGCCGGCGCGGCCCACCAGCACCGCACAGGAAGGCCCGACCATGGCGCACGCAGTCCAGCTCCGCACCCGCCCGGCCCCGGACCCCGCCCAGCGCTCGGCCGCGTCATTGCGCTCGGCCCCGTCCCTGCGCTCGGCCGCCGCGACCGGTCCGGCCCTCCGCGTCCGGGTGCTGCTTCAGGTGCTGCGTCGGGTGCTGCGCCGGCTCCCGTCCGTGCTGAGCACCGCCTGCGTCACGCTCGCCGCCGTCGCCTTCCTGCTGCTGGCGATCGGGCCGCACGTCCTCGGCTACCGCACCGCCACGATGCTCACCGGCAGCATGGCCCCCGGGATCAACCCGGGCGACGTCGTCGTCAGCGTCCCGAAGCCGGCCGCCGAGGTCGCGGTCGGTGACGTGATCAGCTACCACATCCCCGTCCAGGACCACCGGGTCGAGACGCACCGGGTCATCGAGGTCACCCGGGACGCGAACGGCCGGCTGGCCGTGGTCACCAAGGGCGATGCCAACACCGGCGCCGACCCGTGGGTCGCGACCCTCGACGGTGACACCGTCTGGCAGACCCAGGCCGTCGTGCCGCACGTCGGCTCGTGGATCCGGGCCCTGCGGGCCCCGCTCGTGCAGGGCGGCGTGTTCTGGGGGGCGCTCGGCGCCTTCGTCCTGATCGCCCTCTGGCGGATCTGGAGCCCCGAGCGCGACGAGGACCTCGCGGCGGACCGTGACGAGCACCGCGACGAGGAAGCGGAGCCGGCGCATGGCTGACCTCGTCGACCCGCGGGTCCTGGCTGCCCTGGCGGCCGAGCTGCAGGACCCCGCCGCGGCGGTGACCATCGCCCGGCTCTACCGCGAGAACCTCGAACGCCGGGTCGCGCGACTCGACACCGCGTGCGGCCAGGAAGACCTCGAGACGGCCATGGACGTCACCCTCAGCCTCAAGGTCACCTCGGCCACGGTCGGTGCCCTGGCCCTGCGGTCCTGCGCCCAGCGGGTCGAGCCGTCCCTGGCCGCGGGTGACTGGGTCTCCGCGCGGTCGGCCGCCGCCGCGGTCCGCGCCGCGACCCCGGCCACCCTCGGCGCGATCGACGCGCTGCTGGGGGGCCCGCTCCTCGGTGCCCCGCTCGACAGAGCACCGCTCGCCGGCTGAGCCGCCCGCCGCACGGCACTGCTCACGCAGACCGAGCAGTGCCGTGGGGCCGGCTCACACCGAGCCGGGCTCCTCCATGCGGTAGCCCACCCCGCGCACGGTGCGGATGAACGACGCGCTCCCGGCGGCGCGGGACAGCTTGCGTCGCATGTTGCCGACGTGCACCTCGACCAGGTGCTCGTCCGCGGCCCAGCCGTCACCCCACACGGTGCGCATCAGCACGTCGCGGCCCCAGACCCGACGCGGTGCCCGGACCATCGTGGCGAGCAGGTCGAACTCGGTGCGGGTCAGCTCGACCTCGTCACCGTCGACCGCCACCGCGCGGCTCTCGAGGTCGACGGTGAGCCGCCCGAGCGACACCGTCTCCGAGCCCGCGGCGGAAGCCTCGGGGGCCTCCACCGGCTGGGGCCCGGGGGCAGCGGCACCGGCGGTTGCGCTGGGCTCCGGTGCGGCGCGTGGCCGGCGGAACATCGCGGTCACCCGTGCCTGGAGCTCCCGCGGGCTGAACGGCTTGGTGAGGTAGTCGTCGGCGCCGATCTCCAGGCCCATCAGCCGGTCGATCTCGTCGGTGCGTGCGCTGATCATCACGATGTAGGCGTCGGACACCTCACGGACCCGACGGCACACCTCGATGCCGTCGAGGTCGGGCAGCCCCAGGTCGAGCGTGACCAGGTCGGGGCGCACCTCGGCCACCATCTCCAGCCCCTCGCGCCCGCTCTCGGCGACGTGCACCTCGAGGCCCTTCTTGCCCAGGCTTGCGGCGATGAGCTCCCGGATGTCCGGGTCGTCCTCGACCACCACGGCGGTCTGCGCAGGCGGGCTCATGCCGCCATCCTCGCATGTGCGTGCGTCTGCGCCCGCTCGCCGCGGGTTGGTGCGGCGGGAGTGCGCGCGCCGCGCGCCCACACCCTGCGCCCACACCCTGCGCCCACACCCTGCGCCCACACCCTGCGCCCACACCTTGTCCGAATCTTGCGGATCGCTGAGGGTCGCGTTGCGGCGGGGCCGGGAGACTGGACGGCATGACCCCCGGCACGACGACCCGACGGCTGGCGATGGCTGCCGTCCTGGCGGTCCTCGTCGCGCTGGTGCCCGGTGCTGCGTTCGCGAAGTTCAGCCGGACCGCCGGCTCCACCATGTCGGTCGGCACGGCGACGCTCGGCATGCCGTCGACCGCCACCCTGAGCAAGTCCTGCCCGTTCCTCATCTTCGCCGGCAGCCTCAAGGTGACCTTCCCGGACGTGCCGCTCGCCGAGAGCTACCTCGTCACGCTCGACCCGCCGTCCGGCACCGTCACCAGCAAGACCGTCACCTCGGGCGGCGCGGGCGCGACCTTCTCGCTCAGCCGCTCCGGCACCTACGACGTCACCGTCGTGGCCCGGGTGTCGAGCTGGACCGGGCCCGCTTTGTCGCGTTCGTTCACCTGCTGACGCAGGGCGCACGCCGCACCACCTCGAAGGGGTGCCGCGACGCCGGACCGTGATTTGACGCGGCACCTTAGGTGAGGCTTACCTTGGTCTCAATACGCAAGCCTCGTATGCCGGAAATCAGGTTCTCGTGCTCCTCAGCAATGCGCTCATCGGACTCCGCGAAGGTCTGGAAGCAGCCCTCGTGGTCGTCATCCTCGTCGCGTTCCTCGTGAAGACGGAGCGCCGCTGGGCCCTCAAGCAGGTCTGGAGCGGGGTGGCCGTGGCCGTCCTGCTGTCCGTCGCGATCGGTGCGGTGCTCACCTACGGCACCCGGCAGCTGTCCTTCGAGACCCAGGAGCTGATCGGCGGCAGCGCCTCGATCCTCGCCGTCGCCTTCGTGACCGCGATGGTGTTCTGGATGCGCACCGCCGCCCGCACCATCTCCGGCGAGCTCAAGGGCAAGCTCGACCAGGCACTGTCCGTCGGCGGCTGGGCCGTCGCGCTGGTCGGGTTCCTGGGCGTGGGCCGCGAGGGTCTGGAGACCGCCCTGTTCTTCTACGCCAGCGTGCAGACCGCCGGTGCCGGCACCTCCCAGCCGCTGATCGGCTTCGTCATCGGGATCGCGGTCGCCGTCGTCCTCGGGATCCTGATCTACCGCGGCGCCGTCCGGATCAACCTCTCGAAGTTCTTCCGCTACACCGGGATCGCGCTGATCGTCGTTGCGGCCGGGATCCTCTCCTACGGCATCCACGACCTGCAGGAGGCCGCCTTCCTGCCCGGGCTGAACAGCCTGGCCTTCGACGTGAGCGGCGCGATCCCGCCCGACTCCTGGTACGGCACCCTGCTCAAGGGCACCGTCAACTTCACGCCGAACACGACCTGGCTGCAGGCCATCGCCTGGACCCTCTACCTCGTCGTCGTCATGACCTTCTTCCTCAAGCCGGCGCGGACCGCGCCGGCCCCGGCCGTCCCCGCCGCCGCGTCCGTCGGCCCGGTCCGCACCAACTAGCCCGGTCCGCACCAACCAGCTCCGCCGGCACCAAACCAGCCCCGCCGGCACCAACCAGCCAGGCCACCGCACCGGCCCCCGACGACCCTTCACCAAGGAGCCCCAATGCGCATCACCCCCGTCCACGCAGGCCTGGGCCTCGTCGTCCTCCTGGCGACCGCTGCCTGCGGGAGCTCGGACGACGCCGCTCCGACCTCGGGCAAGGGCCCGATCGCGGTCGAGGCCTCGGACACGGCCTGCA contains the following coding sequences:
- a CDS encoding signal peptidase I; its protein translation is MAHAVQLRTRPAPDPAQRSAASLRSAPSLRSAAATGPALRVRVLLQVLRRVLRRLPSVLSTACVTLAAVAFLLLAIGPHVLGYRTATMLTGSMAPGINPGDVVVSVPKPAAEVAVGDVISYHIPVQDHRVETHRVIEVTRDANGRLAVVTKGDANTGADPWVATLDGDTVWQTQAVVPHVGSWIRALRAPLVQGGVFWGALGAFVLIALWRIWSPERDEDLAADRDEHRDEEAEPAHG
- a CDS encoding response regulator transcription factor — translated: MSPPAQTAVVVEDDPDIRELIAASLGKKGLEVHVAESGREGLEMVAEVRPDLVTLDLGLPDLDGIEVCRRVREVSDAYIVMISARTDEIDRLMGLEIGADDYLTKPFSPRELQARVTAMFRRPRAAPEPSATAGAAAPGPQPVEAPEASAAGSETVSLGRLTVDLESRAVAVDGDEVELTRTEFDLLATMVRAPRRVWGRDVLMRTVWGDGWAADEHLVEVHVGNMRRKLSRAAGSASFIRTVRGVGYRMEEPGSV
- the efeU gene encoding iron uptake transporter permease EfeU; this encodes MLLSNALIGLREGLEAALVVVILVAFLVKTERRWALKQVWSGVAVAVLLSVAIGAVLTYGTRQLSFETQELIGGSASILAVAFVTAMVFWMRTAARTISGELKGKLDQALSVGGWAVALVGFLGVGREGLETALFFYASVQTAGAGTSQPLIGFVIGIAVAVVLGILIYRGAVRINLSKFFRYTGIALIVVAAGILSYGIHDLQEAAFLPGLNSLAFDVSGAIPPDSWYGTLLKGTVNFTPNTTWLQAIAWTLYLVVVMTFFLKPARTAPAPAVPAAASVGPVRTN